The following are encoded together in the Daucus carota subsp. sativus chromosome 5, DH1 v3.0, whole genome shotgun sequence genome:
- the LOC108220379 gene encoding MICOS complex subunit MIC10 isoform X2 — protein sequence MAENRRGGYDINDKWDACLDLGIRRFVYSSFAGAASALLFFRTPATRWASVAFGAGLGIGSAYTECSIKFDGASTKD from the exons ATGGCGGAAAACAGACGAGGAGGTTATGATATTAATGACAAGTGGGACGCTTGTCTTGATCTGGGCATCCGTCGTTTCGTTTACTCTTCTTTCGCCGGCGCTGCTTCCGCCCTTCTCTTCTTCC GAACTCCTGCGACCCGATGGGCATCAGTAGCTTTTGGTGCTGGATTGGGTATTGGATCCGCTTACACAGAGTGCTCTATTAAATTTGATGGGGCTTCAACAAAG GACTAG
- the LOC108219980 gene encoding uncharacterized protein LOC108219980 — protein MIIGCKSTLFNAGIVTPATCNNAISAPPYYRYDNSYCSFRSSYYNTYSLNLKKKKKKKKRLQCACCSLVLPLLPFPLEQVLVPSETKTLHLYEARYLQLLEESVSRQKNFFVHFVLDPIVVGYATSGPSFAARYGCLSVIEKVERLDVGALVSVRGVGRVTIAKFEQSEPYLKGMVLPLQDNVPDDLSNISKKVLELKKALHSLNSLEIKLKAPKEAALQTQTANSLSWSEKEFLVDCEKYFLPSIAERVSFAALQPISGTSQSELLELQKEKLNAMDIKETLERLEMSLKLANNNISVVVAKLAIQSLNLQ, from the exons ATGATAATTGGTTGTAAGTCGACATTATTCAATGCCGGAATAGTAACTCCGGCGACTTGTAATAATGCGATTTCAGCACCCCCTTACTATAGATACGATAATAGCTACTGCTCATTCCGGAGCTCTTATTATAATACATATTCTTTgaatttgaagaagaagaagaagaaaaagaaaagactcCAATGTGCATGCTGCTCTTTAGTGCTTCCTCTTCTTCCCTTTCCTTTAGAACAG GTGCTTGTTCCGTCGGAGACCAAGACACTTCATCTGTATGAGGCAAGATATCTGCAACTCCTCGAGgag TCTGTTTCTAGGCAGAAGAACTTTTTTGTGCACTTTGTGTTGGATCCTATAGTAGTTGGTTATGCAACATCAGGACCTTCTTTTGCTGCTCGATATGGTTGTTTGTCTGTAATAGAGAAA GTGGAGCGACTAGATGTTGGTGCCTTGGTCTCTGTAAGGGGGGTAGGCCGTGTCACAATTGCAAAATTTGAGCAG tccGAGCCCTACTTGAAGGGAATGGTCCTACCACTTCAGGATAATGTACCAGATGACCTTAGCAATATTAGCAAGAAGGTGCTGGAATTGAAGAAAGCACTTCACAGTTTAAATAGCTTGGAAATAAAGTTGAAG GCCCCCAAGGAGGCAGCTCTGCAGACTCAGACAGCTAACTCATTATCTTGGTCTGAGAAAGAATTTCTAGTAGATTGCgagaaatattttttaccaTCCATTGCCGAGCGTGTATCCTTTGCAGCACTTCAACCTATCTCAG GAACATCTCAGTCAGAACTGCTAGAGCTGCAGAAAGAAAAGTTAAACGCAATGGATATCAAAGAGACACTTGAAAGGCTGGAAATGAGTTTGAAGCTTGCAAATAACAACATATCTGTGGTTGTAGCAAAGCTTGCTATTCAGTCCTTGAATCTGCAGTAA
- the LOC108220379 gene encoding MICOS complex subunit MIC10 isoform X1, translating to MAENRRGGYDINDKWDACLDLGIRRFVYSSFAGAASALLFFRTPATRWASVAFGAGLGIGSAYTECSIKFDGASTKGWCFLDVFA from the exons ATGGCGGAAAACAGACGAGGAGGTTATGATATTAATGACAAGTGGGACGCTTGTCTTGATCTGGGCATCCGTCGTTTCGTTTACTCTTCTTTCGCCGGCGCTGCTTCCGCCCTTCTCTTCTTCC GAACTCCTGCGACCCGATGGGCATCAGTAGCTTTTGGTGCTGGATTGGGTATTGGATCCGCTTACACAGAGTGCTCTATTAAATTTGATGGGGCTTCAACAAAG GGATGGTGTTTTCTTGACGTATTTGCTTAA